The genome window CCTGAAGCCACGCCCCAACGCTCACCCGACAAGCAGCCCGAGCACATCGTTTACCGGAGCATCCGGAGTCGTTTTCAGGAACTGACCGGGGAAAGGACTCCTGCCACGCTCACGGCGCTGTTCAGCGAACCCGTTGCGCAGGGTATTACCCAGGCACCGCCGATCGGATTCAGTGACGGTGAATCCGTTGTGACCCTCACCCTGAAGGGTGCCGGAGACGACACGGCAACCCCCCTCTTCATTCTTAAGGGAGCGCGCCTGCTGACCCTGACACGGGAACCGGACGGACTCTGGGCCGTGAAGGCCCTGCCCGACAGGGGCGTCAGCGAGGCAATCCTGACCGTGGTGTCAGGTGAGGACAGTGTGGTCTACCCCTTGACGGTGGTTCCCCGTATCATCATCAGACCGGCAGGAACAGGTCCGGCATCGGAGGCCGACTTTACGGCATTTCTCGCTCAACGGGACGGAGAGCAGGGGCAGGCAGGCGATCTGAACGGTGACGGCAGGCGCGATTATCTGGACGACTACATCTTTACCGCGAACTACCTTGCCGCCACCTCAACACCCCCTTCTGGATCTCGGACAAAAGAACCATCCCCATCGCCAGCACAACCGTAGCGGCAAGGGCTGGGGCCGATAGCGGCTCCGTATGGAACAGGGGATTGAGCGTCGGCACAAAGACGACGGCGAGTTGAAGACAGAACGTAATCGCGATGGCACCGACAAGGGGCCGGTTGGACATGATGCCGATACGCAGCAGCGAGGTCCGGTCTGAGCGGACCGCAAGCACGACTGCCATGCGGTTCAGAACCAGAAACGTGAAGACCATGGTCTGCCACGGCAGCCCCATCCGCAGGGCAGCGGCCTGGAACGCCAATGCCGCGGCACCGATCACCAGGCCGTAGCCGGCCGCGTAGTACCCTCTCCCTCCAGCAAAAATACCTTCCTTCGGGTCGACGGGCGGTCGACTCATCACATCCCGCTCAGCGGGTTCTCCTGCCAGGGCAAGTCCCGGCAGGCTGTCGCACAGCAGGTTCAGCCAGAGTATCTGAATGGGGAGCAACGGCAGGGGCAACCCCCAAAAAGGCGCAAGGGTTATGGCCACGAGGTCCCGATATTCGACGTGATCGAGTAGGTAATGAACTTGAGGATATTGGCGTAGATCCGGCGCCCCTCCCGCACGGCCCTGACAATGGTGGCGAAATTATCGTCCAGCAGCACCATGGCCGCTGCTTCCTTGGAGACATCCGTGCCGGTGATTCCCATGGCAATGCCGATGTCCGCACGCTTGAGCGCCGGCGCATCGTTGATCCCGTCGCCGGTCATGGCCACGAAATGGCCGCGGTCCTGAAGCGCCTTGACGATCGTGAGCTTCTGCTCGGGCGCCACCCGGGCGTAGACCCGAATCTGCTCCACCTGTGCCTCAAACTCTTCCTGACTCAGTTCAGCCAGTTCCTGTCCGGTCAGCACCGCGTCGCCGTCATCTTCGAGGATTGCCAGCCGCCGGGCAATGATCCGGGCCGTGAGCGGGTGGTCGCCGGTTATCATCACGGGGGTGATGCCCGCGTTCCGGCACTGGGCAACCGCCTCGGCAGCCTCCTCGCGCGGGGGATCCATCATGCCGGCAAGGCCGAGGAAAATCAGGTCGCTCTCAATCCCGTCACTTTCCAGCCGGTCGGGTACCCGCGGCCAGCGGCGCATGGCCAGGGCAAGCACCCGGAGGCCGCGGGCTGCCATTTCATCCGTTACGCGCTCGATCTCTCGCCGGTCCAGGGGGATCTCCCTGCCGGAGACACGCATCGCCACCGACCGGGCCGCGAGCACTTCGACCGCACCCTTGGTAAAGGCCAGGATGGTATCGCCATCCCGGTGAAAGGTGGTCATGCATTTGCGTTCCGAATCAAAGGGAAGTTCGGCCATCCGCGGATGACGGGCCTCGATTTCGACGCGGGTCACGCCACAAGTCCGCCCGTAGGCCAGAAGGGCCGTTTCGGTGGGGTCGCCGACCAGCCCTCCTTCCGAGTCCTCATGCGCATCGTTGCACAGGACCAGGGCCGTTGTGAAGAGGTCGACGGGCGAGCGAGGGGAACTGGTGCAGGCAGCCCCATCGCCCGGGTCCAGGCCGTTCGGCCAGACGTCCTCCACGGTCATTCTGTTGAGGGTCAGGGTGCCGGTCTTGTCGGAACAGACATAGCTGACCGAGCCGAGGGTTTCCACGGCGGGAAGCCGGCGGATAAGGGCATTCTGGCGGACCATCCTGCGCGCGCCCAGGGCAAGCGTGATGGTCACCACTGCCGGCAGCGCCTCCGGAATGGCGGCTACTGCAAGGGATATGGAGGTGAGGAGCATGAGGAGGAGGGGCTCTCCCCGCAGCAGTCCAAGGGTGAACACCACCGCGCAGATGGCGAGCACCGCCAGCGCGAGGCGCTTGCCAAAGGCGGCGAGACGCCGCTGGAGCGGGGTTTTATTTTCGGCCTCCTGTTGCAGCATCGCGGCAATCCGGCCAAGCTCGGTTCCCATCCCCGTGGCGACTGCGACGCCGATGCCGCGACCGTAGGCGACCACCGTCCCCTTGTATGCCATGTTGCGCCGGTCGCCCAACGGCACATTCGGGTCGGGAAGTGGTTCCGAGAGCTTCTCCACGGGAAGCGACTCCCCGGTAAGGGCCGCTTCCACGGTTTTCAGGTGCACCGCTTCCACAAGGCGCACGTCGGCCGGCACCACGTTTCCCGCTTCCAGCAGGACAAGGTCGCCGGGGACGATCTCTCGGGCGGGCACGCTCAGATGCTCGCCGCTGCGCAGCACTGCGGCATAGTTGCCTGACATCTCCCGAAGGGCGGCCATGGCGCGCTCGGCGCGGTATTCCTGGGCAAAGCGATAACGGCGTTAAGCACGACAATGATAATGATTGGCGCCGCATCCCCCGGCTCGCCGATGGCGCCGGCCACCACTGCCGCGCCGATCAGCACCAGGATCATGAAGTCCGTGAACTGGCCGAGGAGCATGGCAAGGGGCGTCCGCCGGACCTGTTCTTCCAGTTCATTGGGGCCGCATTCAGCCAGGCGCCGGCGGGCCTCATCGCGGCCAAGCCCGGCAAGGGACGTTGCGAGCCTGGTCAGGGCCTCATCGATGGGTATACGGTGCCATTCCGCCACTTAAAGTTCCTCCACGGCCGCACGCGCCGCAGCGACTATTTCAGCAGGTGACTCCAGGGTAAAGCGGATGGCCGTGCCGAAGGTCACCCGCACTTCGCCCCTGACGGGCCAGGAGGCACCGCGGGGGAATACCTGTTCGAGCCCGCGTATCCGCACCGGAACCACCGGAATGGCCAGTTCCCGCACCATCACTCCGAGCCCCGGTTGAAACGGCAGCAAGCTCCCGTCCCGCGAACGTTCACCCTCGGGGAACACAAGTATGCTCATGTCCCTGTCCGCAAGTGCCCCCATGAAACGAAGCGCGCCCCGGAAACCGCGGCTCTGGGGAAGCGGAAACACCGTGAAGGCTACCGATGCGTACTCGTAGGCAAGGCGCTTCCAGATCTTCTGCGGGAGGCTCTTGTAGTTGCGGAAGAAAAACTCCTCCCAGGCAGCAGTGGCGGTTTTGTAGCGCCATTCACCGGGGAGAGCGGACATGATGACGGGATGATCGAAATAGCTGAGATGATTGGAAACGAACAGGATCGGGCCGTCCAGGCCGTCCAGATGTTCCCCGCCCTCCACCTTCAGGCGGACGTAGTGCCGGATCAAGGGGCCATGGAGAATCATATCCAGCACTCGCCGCACCGCCAGTGCCGCGGGTCGGGCGGTCCATGGCCGGAACCGCTCGCGGCTGTGGACCTTGGCCCGGAGGCGGATGACCTCCCGAAGTTCGGCCACCCGGGTGCGGGGGCCGATGACCGTGTCCTCCAGATCGAGACGGAACTCCATCTCGATGGCGTTGACCAGCTCCAGCCTGCCGATGGAGGTGAGCCCCAGATCGGTCGTCAGCACCGCGTCGTCCGTCACCGTTGCGACCGGGTTCCCGGTGATCCGGGCGATCATCAATGCCAGCCTGTCACTGGACCCCCCTGTCACGCCAGTGCCACCTCCCTGGGCAACCCGCTCCTTGACGAGAAATTTCCGGATCTTGAGGGTGGTGGTCTTGGGGAACTCCGCGTCAGACCAGATGGACCAGCCGGTAATCCGGTGGAGATCGTCAAGCCGCCCATTCACCTCGTTGATGATCTCCTCTGCCGGACGGCCGCTCCCATCGGGGATCAGCACGGCGTGGACCTCTTCCCCCTTCCCGCGGTCCAGACCGATGACACAGGATTCGCGCACCCCGGCGGCCCGGTCGAGCATGGACTCGATCTCGTCGGGGAACACATTGACACCCGCCCCCGTGACGATCAGCTCTTTTCCTCTGCCCAGGATCCGGAGCCAGCCCGAGCCGTCGAATTCTCCCAGATCGCCCGTGCGGAACCAGCCATCGGCAAAGGCATCACGGCTGGCCGATTCATTGCGGTAGTAGCCGGGAAAGACGTTGTCTCCCCGGGCCAGCACTTCGCCGTTAACGAGTTTCAACTCGACCCCCGGCAGTGCCGGCCCCACGGAACCGGCCACCTGGCGCTCAAGCGTGTTGGCCGCAAGGACCGGAGCACACTCGGTGAGGCCATATCCCTCTAATATGGTAAACCCGAGGCCGGCCCAGAAGCGGAACACCTCCGGGTCCAGGGGCGCTCCCCCTGACACGAACAGGGAAAAGTTGCGCCCGAATTTCCGGTGGACCGGAGCAAACAGCAGCTTGCGCCGCTCAACCGGCAAGTGCCCGGCAACAGCCAGCAGTCGGGCCAGCACAGATCCCAGCCCCCGGGCATCAAGCTCCCGCTCGATGGAGTCCTTGAGCAGTTGAAGCAGGCGCGGCACGGCGATCAGCGCGTGCACATTCTCCTCCCCCAGGGCTTCCATGATGGCCGACGGCTTGAGGGTACGGATATAGGCCACTGATGCGCCCCGGTACAGGGGGGTCAGAAATCCGCCCATCTGCTCGAACATGTGCGACAGGGGCAAGAGTGAAAGAAACACGTAGTCGCTGGTGACGATGGGGATGTGGCGGTTCACCTGGAGCAGGTTGGCAATCAGGTTACGATGGGTGAGCATGACCCCTTTCGGGGCTCCGGTGGTGCCGGAGGTGTAGATCAACTCGGCGATGTCGTCCGGATCGGGCACGTGGCGGGCAGTGAGCGGTGGGCACAACTCAAGAAGGAAGGGCAGTTCCTCAAAAAGTACCGTCGGCCGGCCGGTGAGCCGCTCAAGCTTATCCCGGCTCTGGATCACAAGCCGGGCCTCGGTGAGGCCCGCAATGACATCCGCCCGCTCGGCCCCGGACATGAAATCGACTGGCACCACGATTGCGCCGCGGGCAATGATACCCCAGAAGGCGATGCCCCACCAGGGCGAATTAGGCCCCCAGAGCACGACACGATCCCCGGGACCGACCCCCCGGTCGGCCAGCCACGCGTTCATCCTGAGCGCGTGGTCATGGAGGAATGCATAGGTATAGCGGTACCGCCGGACGCCGGTCCGAAACACGAACGCCGTATCAAGGCTTCTGCCGCTGAATGAAGTGAAAAGATCTGCCAGGGTTTCCATGCCGTGCCCGATCCTATTAAGGACGCTAACAAACGAATACTAGTATAGGGACGAAACCCTGTCATGCAACTATATACGTGATACAGGTGCATCCGGCGGGATAATGGGCGGACAAGGCGATCAATGCCTGGGGGAAAAGACCGGGGCTGGCCGGCAGCAGTCCGCTGGTCAGCGGGAGATACACTCGGCAATGCGGGCGGAATGTTCCACCACGTCGCGCACGAAGTCGTCACGGCGCTGGCGGCGTGTTCTCCCCAGATACGAGATATACCCCTTGAGGGAGGAATCCAGCAGGTAAGCGCGACGGACGAGCCTGATCTCACTGTAGAGCAGGAGAGCGAAAACGGGCACGGCTATGAAGGCGGCGCTATTCCTGACCAGCATGGCTGTTCCGCCCACGATGATCAGGCAACCGAGCCGCATGAGACTACGGGACAGGGCACTTTCGAAGATATCGCCCCTTATTTCAATGAGGTGGGAAACGAGGCGTGCCTCGTGATGGTCGAAGAAGCGGGCGGCATTGTAGTGGACGGCAGGTCGATCCCCCCTCCTGGCCTTGGTTTGCACGAGGAAGTGAATGCCGGTCAACTGTTCATCGGCCGCAATGAATGCTTTGAGCGAGGCACAGACCATAAGCCGTCCGGGTAACACAGGTGTCGTTGCACCACAAGCCGCTGATAAGCAGATGTTAATAGTGTATCTCAGCCTCTTCCAAACACGCAATCACAATTTACGTCATCGTTTCCAGTCACTGCGGGTACGGTGAGCGAGAACGGCGTTTTCGAAATCGATCTCCTCCAGAATGCGCTCGGCCTCTCCCCGGGTAAGCCCGACGCTTGGCCTGTTGCCCATCCAGTGAGTCAGGTCGTCCGTCGGAGGGTTGAGGGGGTGCGGTTTCGATGGCCCCGGAATCAGTTTCCCGTTGATGAAGAGAGCAGCCTCGTAGGCCCCCTCCTTCCTTACCAGCAGAAATTCGGCGAGACCGCCGGAGCTGAGGTGTTTTTTCAGGATCAGTTTCTTTATGATCATGCATAGCTCCGTGAACAGCGATCAGCTTGATATTCTGCGAGATTTTGGATACAGTTTACCACTAGGGCGAACGGCCGCCAGCGGTGGCGTCGGGAGGTTTCATGGGCAGATACATACGGGAAGAACGTACGGCCAAGGAGAAGATCCAGGACACGGTCAACACCATAATCGCCTTTTTCCTCATGATCGTTGCTTCAGCGCTCGTGGTCCTGCTGGTCTTTCTGTTCTACGAAAATTCCAAGGGTTGATTCACGACGCTTTGTGCGGAGCCAGGCCGTCATCCTTTTGGGTGACGGCTTTTTCCATTTCAGGGACCGGCTGTCCACCACGTTCCGGTGCTCTCCCGCCAGAAACATTGCCACATTGACCGCCAGGAAACCCGGAAAGAAGGGGGCGACATGCTCAAGGGCGCCCAACTCCATTGAGAGGCACAACCATCTACTCGCCCGTGAAGAACCGCTTGATGCTCCTGCCCATTTCCCTGAAGGCCTCTCCGGTTTTCCTGCCCGTCTCCCGGAACCACTCTCCCACACCCTTGCCGGTCTTCTTAGCCTCCTGGCCGGCCTCCTTGCCCATCTGTTTTACGCCCTGACCGATCTCCTTGCCCCCCTCCTTGAACGCCTGGCCCGTCTCCTTGCCAATGGTCTTGAAGCCCTCTCCGACCTTTTTGCCCCCTTCCTTAATTCCATCATCGGCACCTGCCACTCCCCCCAGCAGCAACGCAGCAGCAACCACTACCACTGAAAACGCTCCTCGAATCCTCATTCCTCGTGGAAAACCGTTTCTTGCTCGCACTATTCGCTACCTCCCTCTTCCCTGAGTAAGAAGCTCTTCCGCTCGGGGTACATCCTCTTCGGCCACATGGATTTCCATCATGCCAGTACCACGTCTTTCTTGACGGAGGAAGTACTCGATGCCGCCTTTCCTCAGGATTGCTTCCACCCTGCAACAATCCGTTTCATCTTTGGGGTCATAGAACCGTGCCATGATCAGGACCTCCCTTCCCGTGAGCCCGACGGCCGGCTGGAGCCGGTCTGTCCGTGGGATGCGTATTGTTGTCTAGTTAAATAATAGCATGAAACCGCCGGATGGATTGCGCCTTTCATCATGAGCCGCAACGGTGAAAATAATGGACGCATGACCTTTCATGCAGTATGCTGAGGATGCCGTAACGACGGATGCACACTGCAGCGCCAAGGCCGGCAGCGGCTGAAAGGAGCGGGATATCATGTTGCTTGAGGATGTGGGTAACGATGTCTACAAGTCGTGGAGCACTACCAAGCGCCGGGCGGAAATAGCCAAGCTTGTCGAGGGGTACCGGTCAGGACTGCCTGCGTTCATTCTGTGCAGAATGACGGAGACCATTGCCGGCAGCCGCAAGCGAGCCAGGAGATTCCTGCACGAAATGATGCCCACTGCGGAACGGCAGGAGGCGGCAGCGCGGGAAAGCGGCCCGACGGCGGAATTTGTGAGGGATTGCCTACTCTGATCGGGGCGTTTTGCATGCGCTACAGAAGCTGAATCTCGCTCACCCGCACGATCAGCACATCCTGCCGGAACCGGCCGGCGAGCTCCTCGCGAAACCGGCGCCACCACGGCCGATCCAAATGTTCGGCCATCACCTCGTAGATTACGATGTCATCGTGGACGGTGGTGGCTGACCCCTTCCACAACCCTTTTGCCGGCGACCTCACATAGGTGGTGATTCCACCGTAGCGCTCTGTCAGCTCGTCCCTGACCCGGACGAATTCCTCCTGGGGGAAGTTAGTGCCGTCATTGTCGTAGAGCGGCAGCAGTATCTGAAAGAGATACATGGCCTACCCTCCTTCCGCCAGGCCGGACATGCAGGCAGTGCCGCCGCGAATCGCCTCGAAGGGGCACTCGGTCACGCATCGGCCACAGGCATCGCATCGTTCGGGGCGGCCGAGCACCACTGTTTTTCTCCCATCCTTCGTTTCGAGGCTCAACAGCCGGTCCGGGCAGGCTGCCACGCACCTGCCGCACCCTTTGCACCGCCCCCCATCAATCCCGATCATGGTGTGTTTCCATCTCCTCGGCGCCCTCTTGTTTTTCTCGTGCGACCCCATGCTATTCCGACGTGTTTATGACTGCTTCAAGTTTTTTTCGCAACGGGTGTCGCAATAGCGGGTGGTAATGGTTACCATGGAAGCATGAATATCTCCCCTGAACACCTGTTGCCCTTGCCCGAACTGTGGCTCCCCTTGCCCGCCGACCCGGGAACCGGCCCCTCCACCGACATTCTGACCGCACAGGATGCGCGGCTCTGGGCGTTGGTCCTGGAGGCGCGGTATGTGCCCGTTCGGGTAGAGCAGAACGGCGCCGGTTGGCGAGTGCTCGTTCCGGCACCGGCTTTTGCCCGGGCTCTCAGGGAGGTGCGTCTCTTTGAAGAGGAGAACAGCAACTGGCCCCCTCCCCTGCCGCCCGTACGCCCATTGGAAGAGAACACCCTCTCCACCCTGTCAGTGCTGCTCCTGCTGGCGATGTTCCACAATCTCACCCGGTTCGGCGTCACCCTGCCCGGTCACGCATCCACCGACTGGTTCGACCTCGGCAATGCCAATGCAGCGTCCATTCTCGATGGGCAGTGGTGGCGGGCCGTGACTGCGCTGACACTTCATGCCGATGTTTCGCACCTGGCGGGCAACCTCGCCATCGGCGGTTTCATTGCCGTCCTCCTTTGCCGCGAGCTCGGGGCCGGCTTGTCATGGGCGCTCCTGCTCGGCTCCGGCATCCTCGGCAACCTCACCAACGCCTATCTCCAACTCCCTGCCCATCGCTCGGTGGGGGCATCGACCGCGGTTTTCGGCGCAGTCGGCATCTTCGCCGCTCTCAGCGCAATGCGCTACATCCATCATCCGAACCGGCGGGGTTTGATTCCCGCCGCAGCAGGGCTGGCCCTGCTGGCGGCGTTGGGCACGGAAGGCGAGCACACCGACCTGGGCGCGCACCTCTTCGGATTTCTCTGGGGAATCGGATTCGGCATTGCAGCGGAGTTCCGGCTGGCAACAAGCGGCAGACCGGGGCGGATGGTCAACGCGGTGCTGGCACTGGCCAGCGCTCTCGTTGTGGCATCTGCGTGGTGGATGGCATTCACCGCAGGAGGGTGAGTCATTCAACCCGATGTTCTTCCCCGGCCGTGACAGCCACGAGCACCATCCGGGGAAACAGACCGCGATCCGCCTCGGCCATCCGTTCCGGGCCCAACCGGGTCAACTCGTCACGCAGGCGGTCCGCGGCGGATACCAGCCCGATCACGTCCACCCGTTGGCAGACCGGTCGTACCCGCCGCAGATAGCCTGCTCCTCCATTCAGGAGACTCACTGCCCCGCTAAAATTGCCGTTGCGCCAGTGGTGGAGGGCAACGGCCAGTTGCAGCGCCCCCTGGTAAAAATCCCGGATCTCTCCCTCGCTGCCGATCCAGAGATCTTCCAGGGTTTCGTGGCATTCGAACCAATCGCCCCGGTTGAACTCACCGAGCGCCTGGAGCAGCTTGCCTGAAATAGAGTGCTCACACAGATCCATGGGGTACCATGATCGCCTCTGCCTAGTCGACCTGCTCTGCCAGATAGTTCTGCGCTCCCATCTGGGAAATCTGGTCGAGTTGTGACTCCAGCAGGTCGATGTGCTCTTCCTCTTCCTTCAAAATCGACTCAAGCAGTTCGCGCGTGCCGTTGTCATCCACCTCAACCGCCAGCCGGATGCTCTCGTTATATCCCCTGATGGCCGTTTCCTCGGCAAACCGGTCGTTTTCATGCATCCCGGGCACTTCCGAACCGATATGGATCTTGTTCAGGTTGCTTACGATCGGCTTTCCCTCAAGAAAGAGAATCCGGGCAATCAGTTTCTCCGCGTGCTTCATTTCGTCGATGGAGCGCTTGCGGGCCATGGCGTGGAGCCGCTCATAGCCCCAGTTCTCGCACATCTCCGCATGTACGAAATATTGGTTGACAGCAGTAAGTTCTTCGGCCAACCGTGCGTTCAGGTGCTCGATAATCCGTTCGTTCCCTTTCATGCCCGCCTCCCTTTCGTCCGCTGTTGTATACTGCACACTGACAAGTGAAACAGCCTTCGGCCAAAGGTCAAGCCGTCGCTCCCGACCTGACTCACACGGTTTCGCATTCCTTGAATGCCCGGAGAATGAGCCGGGCGCCGTCCAACACCTGACGACGGTAATCAGCCATGAAAACGCCGCTCGTGCGTTGATTGATCACCACACACACCGCAGCGGCGCGGTACCCCAGCCCGCCGAGAAAATGGAGGAAAAACCCTGCTTCCATCTCCATGTTCTGGAGTTCGAACCCCGGCCAGGGACTGGCAAGGTGCTCAAGGGCGTCGAGCAGATTCACGTGGGTCGTGCCGACACGTGCCACACCTCGCCCCTGTTCCGCAAAAAAACCGGCACTGGAGATGGTGAGGCCCCGGATCCAGGGCAACCCCAGGGTGCCCGCAGCGGCAGTGAGCGAAGCCAGCAGGCCCCGGTCGGACCTGGCGGCATAGGGGGCTATTCTGCCGGCAAAACGCGCACCCGGCAGTTCAGCGCCGGTCATGATGGAGCGTACCCTCTCTTCCAGCAGGGCACAGGCTTCATCGGGCAACGGGATGTCGTAGTACAGGGCGGTGTTGTCCAGCCCCACAACATAGTCGGTCAGGACCAGTGTCCCCACGGGTGTGGCCGGATTGAGCCCGCCGGATGTGCCGAGACGCACCAGGGTCAATGGTTGCCACTGCTCACGCCGGGTCATGGTGGTAAAATCCACCTCATTGAGGGCGGCCAGCTCGTTGAGGACGATTTCCGTTGATGGAGCGCCGATCCCCGACGTGACGAAAGAAACCCGTTGGCCGGTTTCGGCGGTCACACCGGTAATGGTGCGAAAGCCGCGGTGGAAACGATCCACCTCCCGTGTTGCCAGGAACGCCTCGGCCAGCACGGGGACCCGATCGGGATCCCCCACCACGATCACGTGCCGCGCCAACTCTTCAGGCGCCAGATCGAGATGATACACTCTCCCGTCGGCGACCGGCAGGTCATCCGGGTTCAGCCGATTGCCCATGCCCACCCCTTTCTTCGCGAACCTTGAGGTTACTGTATCGGCGAATTGCACAAAGGCAAGCCCCCTGCCGGCAGATTTCCGGTTCATGGGAGACGAATCCACCCCCGGTTCCTTGACTTGTACTTAAACAGCGATACGTTACACGTTACCAGTTATTGACACGATGGAATTCCGGGACAGCCGGGAAATCTATCACGAGGCCTGACCCGCAGCCCGCGCGTGTGGCTTGCCGCTTCGGGGTGTGCTTGCGGAAAATCGAGAGGAAAGACAAAAGACCGTACTGTCCATGCAACGATATTATCAGGTTATATCGAAGGATATTCCGAAGGGAACCCCCTTTGGTGAGGCTCTGCTATCACATCATGGAGGTTTCATGCGCTACCGTATCCTGTCCATTGCGATGGTGTACCTGCTCATTGCGCAGCCTGCCGCAGGCGCAGACGTGGGCGCCCTGGCCACATGCACCACCAGGGTCTTCAGCGAGATCAACCTGACCCGGAAGTGGTCCGGCAAGGCTCCTGCCGGGTGCACGGCCACAGTTGCCGTTGAAAAGCGGACGGACGGAATCTTCGTGACTGCCTGGGCCGTCGAGGCCACTGCCGGCGGATGGGTGCGGACCGCTTTGTCATCAGCAGCCGGCTATGCCGAGCTGGCCGACAAGAAGACGCTTGCCAGGGCCAACAGCGACATTATCAGCCGGGCCGCACGTCTCGGCAGGTGCCTTGATTCGATCAAGGCTGTCAATGACCCGCTGGAGTGCCGCACCCATGCCACCAAGTCCTATCTGGTGGACGAGGTGACCGGCACCGAGCACAACCGTCTCATCTGGCTCGACGACAATGGAAGGCACACCGTTGTCGAGTACAGTTTCGGCGACACGGAAGCAACGCCGACGCCTCCGGCCGATCTGTTCGAAGGCACTCCTCTCCAACCGGGAGTGATCATCCACCTGTACCGGGAAGTGAAGGCACTGCCTCCCCCGACACCTGATTTCACCTAATAAGACCCATGGCACGGTACATGAAAAGACCCCCGTTCGGGCATGTCTGAACGGGGGTCTTTTCATGTTATCCCCTCAGCCTTTCAGCCGCGGGTCCTTCTGAGTTGATGAACTACCGGTACTCGGGCATTTCGTCGAACTGCAGGTATTTGTAAATCGCATCCTTCTTCGGCTCCACCTTCTCCTTGATGGCGGCGAAATACTCCTCCTTGGTCGGAATGCGGCCGAGGTTGGTGCAAATGGCGCCGAGTTCGGCGGAGCCGAGGAATACCTGCGCCCCGTCGCCCATCCGGTCGTCGAAGTTACGGGTGGAGGTGGAGAAGACGTTGGACTTGTCGGGCACGCGGGCCTGGTTCCCCATGCAAAGGGAGCAGCCTGCGATTTCGATCCGGCAGCCCACGGCGCTGTAGATGGAGAAAAGTGCCTCGTCCTTGAGTTGCTGCTGATCCATGCGGGTCGGCGGGCAGATCCAGGTACGGACGCTCGGGTTGAACTTCTGGCCGCGCCAGATCTCGGCAGCGGCGCGGAAGTGGCCGATATTGGTCATGCAGGAGCCGAGGAACACGTCGTTGATCGGGGTGCCGGCCACGTCGGAGAGGAGCTTAACGTCATCCGGGTCGTTAGGGCAGGCCAGAATCGGCTCGGTGATTTCAGCCAGATCGATCTCGATCACATCGGCATAGGCGCCGGTCTCCGCGGCGTTTTTGTCGGCTTCGAGAAGCTGCGGGTTCTTCAGCCACTCGTTGACCGCATCGATACGGTTTTGGAGGGTCTGGGCATCCTGGTAGCCGTCAGCAATCATCTTCTTCATGAGGGCAACGTTGGAGCGCAGATAGGTGGCAACCGACTCCTTGGAGAGTTGGATGCAACCGGCAGCGGCTGAACGCTCGGCAGCGGCATCGGTCAGCTCGAATGCCTGCTCCACGGAAAGATCGGGCAGACCTTCCATCTCAAGGATGCGGCCGTTGAAGATATTGATCTTGTTCTTCTTGGGCACGGTCAGCTTGCCCTGCTTGATGGCCCAGTAAGGAATGGCGTTGACCACGTCGCGCAGGGTGATGCCCGGGTTCAGTTTGCCTTTGAACCGGACCAGGACCGATTCGGGCATATCCAGCGGCATGAAGCCCA of Geobacter anodireducens contains these proteins:
- a CDS encoding AMP-binding protein translates to METLADLFTSFSGRSLDTAFVFRTGVRRYRYTYAFLHDHALRMNAWLADRGVGPGDRVVLWGPNSPWWGIAFWGIIARGAIVVPVDFMSGAERADVIAGLTEARLVIQSRDKLERLTGRPTVLFEELPFLLELCPPLTARHVPDPDDIAELIYTSGTTGAPKGVMLTHRNLIANLLQVNRHIPIVTSDYVFLSLLPLSHMFEQMGGFLTPLYRGASVAYIRTLKPSAIMEALGEENVHALIAVPRLLQLLKDSIERELDARGLGSVLARLLAVAGHLPVERRKLLFAPVHRKFGRNFSLFVSGGAPLDPEVFRFWAGLGFTILEGYGLTECAPVLAANTLERQVAGSVGPALPGVELKLVNGEVLARGDNVFPGYYRNESASRDAFADGWFRTGDLGEFDGSGWLRILGRGKELIVTGAGVNVFPDEIESMLDRAAGVRESCVIGLDRGKGEEVHAVLIPDGSGRPAEEIINEVNGRLDDLHRITGWSIWSDAEFPKTTTLKIRKFLVKERVAQGGGTGVTGGSSDRLALMIARITGNPVATVTDDAVLTTDLGLTSIGRLELVNAIEMEFRLDLEDTVIGPRTRVAELREVIRLRAKVHSRERFRPWTARPAALAVRRVLDMILHGPLIRHYVRLKVEGGEHLDGLDGPILFVSNHLSYFDHPVIMSALPGEWRYKTATAAWEEFFFRNYKSLPQKIWKRLAYEYASVAFTVFPLPQSRGFRGALRFMGALADRDMSILVFPEGERSRDGSLLPFQPGLGVMVRELAIPVVPVRIRGLEQVFPRGASWPVRGEVRVTFGTAIRFTLESPAEIVAAARAAVEEL
- a CDS encoding FeS-binding protein, which gives rise to MIGIDGGRCKGCGRCVAACPDRLLSLETKDGRKTVVLGRPERCDACGRCVTECPFEAIRGGTACMSGLAEGG
- a CDS encoding rhomboid family intramembrane serine protease, with translation MNISPEHLLPLPELWLPLPADPGTGPSTDILTAQDARLWALVLEARYVPVRVEQNGAGWRVLVPAPAFARALREVRLFEEENSNWPPPLPPVRPLEENTLSTLSVLLLLAMFHNLTRFGVTLPGHASTDWFDLGNANAASILDGQWWRAVTALTLHADVSHLAGNLAIGGFIAVLLCRELGAGLSWALLLGSGILGNLTNAYLQLPAHRSVGASTAVFGAVGIFAALSAMRYIHHPNRRGLIPAAAGLALLAALGTEGEHTDLGAHLFGFLWGIGFGIAAEFRLATSGRPGRMVNAVLALASALVVASAWWMAFTAGG
- a CDS encoding bacterioferritin, with amino-acid sequence MKGNERIIEHLNARLAEELTAVNQYFVHAEMCENWGYERLHAMARKRSIDEMKHAEKLIARILFLEGKPIVSNLNKIHIGSEVPGMHENDRFAEETAIRGYNESIRLAVEVDDNGTRELLESILKEEEEHIDLLESQLDQISQMGAQNYLAEQVD
- a CDS encoding uridine phosphorylase: MGNRLNPDDLPVADGRVYHLDLAPEELARHVIVVGDPDRVPVLAEAFLATREVDRFHRGFRTITGVTAETGQRVSFVTSGIGAPSTEIVLNELAALNEVDFTTMTRREQWQPLTLVRLGTSGGLNPATPVGTLVLTDYVVGLDNTALYYDIPLPDEACALLEERVRSIMTGAELPGARFAGRIAPYAARSDRGLLASLTAAAGTLGLPWIRGLTISSAGFFAEQGRGVARVGTTHVNLLDALEHLASPWPGFELQNMEMEAGFFLHFLGGLGYRAAAVCVVINQRTSGVFMADYRRQVLDGARLILRAFKECETV